Proteins encoded by one window of Flagellimonas lutaonensis:
- a CDS encoding ZIP family metal transporter — MEQVIDYFENIDPILAAFYATLFTWGLTAAGAGLVFLFKNPKRALMDGMLGFTGGVMVAASFWSLLAPGIEMSEGEGFVKVIPAAVGFLLGAAFIFGLDKILPHLHINFKMDEAEGVKTPWHRTTLLVLAITLHNIPEGLAVGVLFGGVASGFEGATIGGAVALALGIGLQNFPEGFAVAVPMRRHGLSRRKSWMYGQASALVEPIAAVLGAWAVLTFEPILPYALAFAAGAMIFVVVEEVIPETQQDQYTDIATMGFIGGFIIMMTLDVGLG, encoded by the coding sequence ATGGAACAGGTAATCGATTATTTTGAAAATATTGACCCTATTTTGGCGGCCTTTTACGCCACCCTTTTTACGTGGGGCCTCACAGCGGCGGGTGCCGGCCTTGTTTTTTTGTTCAAAAACCCGAAACGTGCCCTAATGGACGGGATGCTGGGCTTTACAGGGGGCGTGATGGTAGCGGCCAGTTTTTGGAGTTTGTTGGCCCCGGGCATCGAAATGAGCGAGGGAGAGGGCTTCGTAAAAGTCATTCCCGCTGCGGTCGGCTTTTTGTTGGGAGCGGCTTTTATTTTCGGATTGGATAAAATCTTGCCCCACCTGCACATCAACTTTAAGATGGATGAGGCCGAGGGTGTCAAAACCCCTTGGCACCGTACCACGCTGTTGGTATTGGCCATTACGCTGCACAACATTCCTGAAGGGCTGGCCGTTGGGGTACTTTTCGGTGGTGTGGCCTCGGGCTTTGAGGGCGCGACCATTGGGGGTGCAGTGGCCTTGGCCCTGGGTATCGGATTGCAGAACTTTCCCGAAGGGTTCGCCGTGGCCGTACCCATGAGAAGGCATGGCCTTTCTAGAAGAAAAAGCTGGATGTACGGTCAAGCCTCTGCCCTAGTAGAACCCATTGCTGCCGTACTCGGTGCATGGGCCGTACTGACCTTTGAGCCTATTTTACCTTACGCTTTGGCCTTTGCAGCCGGAGCGATGATCTTTGTTGTGGTCGAAGAGGTAATACCCGAGACCCAGCAAGACCAATATACCGACATCGCCACCATGGGATTTATAGGGGGCTTTATCATTATGATGACATTGGATGTGGGGTTGGGGTGA
- a CDS encoding metal-dependent transcriptional regulator produces MTRSEENYLKTIFHLGGSQATPISTNAIAEQMETKPSSVTDMAKKLADKGLVHYKRYQGVSLTKTGVRTALGIIRKHRLWEVFLVKKLDFTWDEVHEVAEQLEHIKSEKLIDKIDELLDFPKYDPHGDPIPTKSGEFQERDKQLLSELPVNAKGICVGVKDTSSSFLKFLDKNDIALGNEIQVLEKEDFDDSLHIEIEGRQLHISHQIANNLYVKTDN; encoded by the coding sequence ATGACCCGTTCGGAAGAAAATTATCTGAAAACCATTTTTCATTTGGGTGGGAGCCAAGCGACACCCATCTCAACAAATGCCATTGCCGAGCAGATGGAGACCAAGCCCTCGTCGGTGACCGATATGGCCAAAAAACTGGCCGATAAAGGGTTGGTGCACTATAAAAGATACCAAGGCGTTTCGCTGACCAAAACGGGCGTTAGAACCGCTTTGGGTATTATCCGGAAGCATCGACTGTGGGAGGTTTTTTTGGTCAAAAAACTTGACTTTACCTGGGATGAGGTCCATGAAGTGGCCGAACAGCTAGAGCATATCAAAAGCGAGAAATTGATAGACAAGATCGATGAACTGTTGGATTTCCCAAAATATGACCCCCATGGCGACCCCATACCCACCAAAAGCGGCGAGTTTCAAGAACGTGACAAACAATTGCTGAGCGAACTGCCCGTCAACGCCAAGGGCATCTGTGTTGGGGTGAAGGATACCTCATCTTCTTTTCTAAAATTCTTGGACAAGAACGACATTGCCCTGGGCAACGAGATACAAGTGCTCGAAAAAGAGGATTTTGACGACTCGTTGCACATCGAAATAGAGGGCAGACAATTGCATATTTCCCATCAAATTGCTAACAACCTCTACGTAAAAACGGATAACTGA
- a CDS encoding VIT1/CCC1 transporter family protein produces MTTFAVVASSVVAGLDSSIIIILGFANLLADGFAMSIGASLSTRSEQDNYKKHRQVEYWEVENLPEAEKEEIREIYAAKGFKGELLEKVTEVITSNKKVWVDTMMKEELQMTHEDRSPIWIGGVTYISFISIGLVPLLIYVIDYLMPLEYHLFTIASILTGLGFLVIGWLKAFVNQTSAVKGIVETLALGTIAAMVAFYVGDFLERMVVG; encoded by the coding sequence GTGACCACCTTTGCCGTGGTGGCCAGTTCGGTCGTAGCAGGATTGGACAGTTCCATTATCATCATTCTTGGGTTTGCCAATCTGTTGGCCGACGGTTTTGCCATGTCCATCGGGGCATCCCTCTCGACCCGGTCTGAACAGGACAACTACAAAAAACACAGGCAAGTTGAATACTGGGAAGTAGAAAACCTGCCGGAGGCCGAAAAGGAGGAAATTCGTGAAATCTATGCCGCCAAGGGTTTTAAGGGCGAGTTGTTGGAAAAGGTCACAGAGGTGATTACCAGCAACAAAAAGGTATGGGTCGACACCATGATGAAAGAAGAACTGCAAATGACACACGAAGACCGCTCGCCGATATGGATCGGCGGGGTCACCTACATTTCGTTCATTTCAATCGGACTGGTTCCATTGCTCATCTACGTCATCGATTACTTGATGCCTTTGGAATATCACCTTTTTACCATTGCTTCTATCTTGACCGGCCTCGGCTTTTTGGTCATTGGCTGGCTAAAGGCCTTTGTCAACCAGACTTCAGCGGTCAAGGGTATTGTAGAAACGCTGGCGTTGGGTACTATCGCCGCTATGGTCGCGTTTTATGTGGGTGATTTTCTAGAGCGCATGGTTGTTGGATAA
- a CDS encoding SDR family NAD(P)-dependent oxidoreductase codes for MNFNNKKVLITGASRGIGKATALAFAEKGAQVGINFINNVEEAKKTYAELSGEGHRLFQKDISKKENCQELIEEFVDAYGQLDVLVNNAGISIFHEIDQVDFGHWTNAWENTFQTNLFAAANLCYWAAQAMTKTEGGRIVNVSSRGAFRGEPTKPAYGASKAALNAMSQSLAKKLAPHKIYVGVVAPGFTETEMAAQTLTPTERENLLRESPFKRMAKPEEVAHAILFLASEGAEYSSGAIIDVNGASYLRS; via the coding sequence ATGAACTTTAACAACAAAAAAGTATTGATCACCGGAGCTTCCCGCGGTATCGGGAAAGCCACCGCATTGGCCTTTGCTGAAAAAGGCGCCCAAGTGGGCATCAACTTCATAAATAATGTGGAAGAGGCCAAAAAGACATACGCTGAATTGTCTGGCGAAGGCCATCGCCTTTTTCAAAAAGACATTTCCAAAAAAGAAAACTGCCAAGAACTTATTGAGGAGTTTGTGGATGCCTACGGTCAGTTGGACGTGCTGGTCAACAATGCCGGTATTTCGATTTTTCATGAAATTGACCAGGTCGATTTTGGACATTGGACCAACGCATGGGAAAACACGTTTCAGACAAATCTATTTGCAGCGGCCAATCTCTGCTATTGGGCAGCACAGGCCATGACGAAAACAGAAGGCGGTAGAATTGTGAATGTATCTTCCCGTGGGGCTTTTCGTGGCGAACCGACCAAGCCTGCCTATGGCGCAAGCAAAGCGGCACTGAATGCCATGAGCCAATCGTTGGCAAAAAAGTTGGCACCCCACAAAATTTATGTGGGTGTGGTGGCCCCAGGATTTACCGAAACCGAGATGGCCGCCCAGACCCTGACGCCAACCGAACGTGAGAATCTCTTACGAGAGTCGCCCTTTAAGCGCATGGCAAAACCTGAAGAGGTGGCCCACGCCATTCTTTTCTTGGCTTCAGAGGGTGCCGAATATTCTTCGGGGGCCATCATCGATGTGAACGGAGCAAGTTATTTGAGGAGTTAA
- a CDS encoding TonB-dependent receptor, producing MQGLVTEDGTPVPFVNLFLKGTEKGASSDENGFYSIEKIASGNYVLVASAIGYEPYRKALKINAGETLTLNIKMTASAHNLKETVVTGTLKPVSRLESAVPVEVYSPTFLKKNPTPSVFEALQNVNGVRPQINCNVCNTGDIHINGLEGPYTLVLIDGMPIVSGLGTVYGLSGIPNSLIDQIEIVKGPASTLYGSEAVGGLINIITKHAPAAPEFFADGFATGWGEYNFDVGTKFGLGRNADVLLGINYFNYDVPIDNNGDNFTDVTLQDRISVFQKWNFKRPDSKIFSLAGRFFYEDRWGGEMQWTPEFRGGDEIYGESIYTRRWEVIGKYQLPIEEKMLFSMSYNDHHQNSVYGNVPYLADQRIGFAQLTWDKTSGNHDLLFGSAIRYNYYDDNTPATADLRGNEPDEVVIPSLFVQDEVTLGKKHSLLTGLRYDYDTRHGNIFTPRAAYKWKISDHDIFRINAGTGFRVVNLFTEDHAALTGAREVIIAETLKPERSVNLNVNYLKKIYADNGTFFGIDASAFYTRFSNVILPDYDTNPNQIIYDNLDGKSVSKGISANLDLVLPNGLKFLVGATWQDVRNTEKGVTQRQILTESITGTWNVSYTFRNLDLSVDYTGNLYGPMRLPLLGELDPRQEFSPTWSIQNIQFTYKGIKDFEVYGGIKNLLDWTPNRGNPFIIARAHDPFDREVEFDQNGNVMATPDNPYALTFDPSYVYGPNQGIRGFFGVRYTVF from the coding sequence GTGCAGGGACTGGTAACCGAGGACGGTACTCCAGTGCCCTTTGTAAACCTTTTTTTGAAAGGGACTGAAAAAGGGGCTTCTTCAGATGAAAATGGCTTTTATTCCATAGAAAAAATAGCGTCCGGCAATTATGTGCTCGTCGCTTCGGCCATTGGATATGAGCCTTATCGAAAGGCACTCAAAATCAATGCTGGGGAAACCCTGACGCTGAACATCAAAATGACTGCCTCTGCCCACAACTTAAAAGAAACGGTAGTGACCGGCACCCTGAAACCCGTGAGCCGTCTTGAAAGTGCGGTGCCCGTAGAGGTGTATTCGCCCACTTTTCTGAAAAAGAATCCAACCCCCAGTGTTTTCGAGGCCTTACAAAATGTGAACGGGGTGCGCCCCCAGATCAATTGCAATGTCTGCAACACAGGCGACATTCATATCAACGGTTTGGAGGGCCCCTACACCTTGGTGTTGATCGACGGTATGCCCATTGTCAGCGGTCTGGGCACTGTGTACGGCCTTTCGGGGATTCCCAATTCACTTATAGACCAAATCGAAATTGTCAAGGGCCCCGCCTCCACCCTTTACGGAAGCGAAGCCGTGGGCGGGCTTATCAACATTATCACCAAACATGCCCCTGCGGCACCCGAATTTTTTGCCGATGGGTTTGCCACTGGCTGGGGCGAATACAATTTCGATGTGGGTACAAAATTCGGGCTCGGCAGAAATGCCGATGTGCTTTTGGGCATCAATTACTTCAATTATGATGTACCCATCGATAACAATGGCGACAACTTTACCGACGTGACCCTGCAAGACCGTATCTCGGTCTTTCAAAAATGGAACTTTAAACGACCAGATTCGAAAATCTTCTCTTTGGCGGGTCGTTTTTTCTATGAAGACCGATGGGGCGGTGAAATGCAGTGGACACCTGAATTCCGCGGCGGTGATGAAATCTATGGCGAAAGCATTTACACCAGACGTTGGGAGGTCATCGGCAAGTACCAATTGCCCATTGAAGAAAAGATGCTGTTCTCAATGTCGTACAACGATCACCATCAAAACTCGGTCTATGGCAATGTGCCCTACCTCGCCGATCAGCGTATCGGATTTGCACAATTGACCTGGGACAAAACATCGGGCAACCATGATCTGCTATTTGGCAGTGCCATCCGCTACAATTATTATGATGACAATACCCCGGCCACCGCAGATTTGAGGGGGAATGAACCTGATGAAGTGGTGATTCCCAGCTTATTTGTACAAGACGAAGTAACGCTGGGCAAAAAACATTCATTGCTCACCGGCCTACGCTATGATTACGACACGCGCCACGGCAATATTTTCACGCCTAGGGCTGCCTATAAATGGAAGATATCCGACCACGATATTTTTCGTATCAATGCCGGGACCGGATTTCGGGTGGTCAACCTGTTCACCGAAGACCATGCGGCCCTGACAGGCGCACGTGAGGTGATCATCGCCGAAACACTGAAACCCGAACGTTCGGTCAACCTCAACGTCAATTATCTTAAAAAGATATATGCCGACAACGGCACCTTCTTTGGCATTGATGCCTCGGCCTTCTACACCCGGTTCTCAAATGTGATACTGCCCGATTATGATACCAATCCCAACCAGATCATTTATGACAATTTGGATGGAAAATCAGTATCAAAAGGCATTTCTGCCAATTTGGATCTCGTATTGCCGAACGGACTCAAATTTTTGGTCGGGGCCACTTGGCAAGATGTCCGCAATACCGAGAAGGGCGTGACCCAACGGCAGATCTTGACCGAGAGCATTACGGGCACCTGGAATGTTTCCTATACTTTTCGCAACCTCGATCTAAGTGTCGATTACACTGGGAACCTCTATGGCCCTATGCGACTGCCCCTCTTGGGTGAACTGGATCCCAGACAGGAGTTTTCGCCGACCTGGAGCATACAGAACATTCAGTTCACCTATAAGGGCATCAAAGATTTCGAAGTTTATGGCGGTATAAAAAACCTGTTGGATTGGACGCCCAACCGTGGCAATCCCTTTATCATTGCCCGGGCCCATGACCCGTTTGACAGGGAAGTGGAGTTTGACCAGAACGGTAACGTCATGGCCACGCCCGACAACCCTTACGCACTTACCTTTGACCCCAGCTATGTCTATGGCCCCAATCAGGGCATTCGGGGCTTTTTTGGGGTGCGGTATACCGTTTTCTAA
- a CDS encoding acetamidase/formamidase family protein, with translation MKNPTFFLAFLLIALMSSCLQKEKSTAGDEPIVQLDTLVIQHTLTAKNTHNKFSNAIAPVLSVKSGAVIEAFTKEASDGQFNMNSTLGALDSLDFGPIHPLTGPVFVEGAQPGDVLKVTLQKIELGDWGWNAILPGFGFLADTLDVKYLKLYKLGKDCEKVMFTDDIAIKLNPFPGVMGVAPDTSELLNTIPPRANGGNMDDPNMTEGTIMYFPVFVEGGLFSIGDGHAVQGLGEVCGTAIECPLRIVCQVEVLKNKSISEPQYETEAYYATTGFGPTIDEAAKKATLYMVDYLKEEQGLSTEEAYALCSLQGDLQIAQVVDLPNMLVTMHMPKSVLK, from the coding sequence ATGAAAAATCCAACCTTTTTTTTGGCGTTTCTACTGATAGCCTTGATGTCTTCGTGCCTTCAAAAGGAAAAATCCACAGCTGGTGATGAGCCGATAGTACAATTGGATACGCTTGTCATTCAGCATACCTTGACCGCTAAAAATACGCATAACAAATTCAGCAACGCCATAGCTCCCGTGCTTTCTGTAAAATCTGGAGCCGTCATTGAAGCCTTTACAAAAGAGGCAAGCGATGGGCAATTTAACATGAACTCTACCTTGGGGGCATTGGATTCATTGGATTTTGGGCCCATACATCCCTTGACGGGCCCTGTATTTGTGGAAGGTGCCCAACCCGGGGATGTACTGAAAGTGACCTTACAAAAAATTGAATTGGGTGATTGGGGCTGGAACGCCATCTTACCCGGCTTTGGCTTTTTGGCCGATACACTGGACGTCAAATATTTAAAGCTTTACAAACTCGGAAAGGATTGTGAGAAAGTGATGTTTACCGACGATATTGCCATTAAGCTGAACCCCTTTCCGGGGGTGATGGGGGTAGCGCCCGATACATCAGAATTGTTGAACACCATACCGCCACGGGCCAATGGTGGCAATATGGATGACCCAAACATGACCGAGGGCACCATCATGTATTTTCCTGTTTTTGTAGAAGGGGGGCTGTTCTCCATAGGCGATGGGCATGCCGTTCAGGGGCTGGGTGAAGTCTGCGGCACCGCCATCGAGTGTCCACTGAGGATTGTATGCCAGGTTGAAGTTCTGAAAAACAAATCTATTTCAGAACCCCAATATGAAACTGAAGCGTATTACGCCACTACCGGTTTTGGGCCCACCATTGACGAAGCCGCCAAAAAAGCGACCCTGTATATGGTTGATTATTTAAAAGAAGAGCAAGGTCTTTCTACTGAAGAAGCGTATGCTTTATGTTCCTTGCAGGGTGATTTACAGATTGCCCAAGTGGTTGACCTTCCCAATATGTTGGTAACCATGCACATGCCAAAGTCAGTCTTGAAATAA